One Oligoflexia bacterium DNA window includes the following coding sequences:
- the purM gene encoding phosphoribosylformylglycinamidine cyclo-ligase, with translation MEIVKAVGTVIDYKSSGVDVEAGDKLVDWIKAQPPTGAYKNIRGGIGGFSALFKLDLTKYKNPLLVSCTDGVGTKVKLAVELNCIEPTGIDLVAMCVNDMITCGADPLFFLDYYASGKLQLSQAQALLKGIMEGLKQSDCTLVGGETAEMPGVYAKDDYDCAGFSVGVVDEDKVIDGKNLNIGDVAIGISSSGFHSNGFSLLRKLYEKDFKEHANVLMTPTRIYVGLVKTLKEKIKIKAMAHITGGGVLGNVPRVMQEFTALKTQRWPWPDTFAEVQRRSGLSAKQMLETLNCGIGYVIFVSTQDAKTVIEESEKLGWSAWNIGSIVKHLKAEPEVLI, from the coding sequence ATGGAGATTGTTAAGGCTGTGGGAACTGTCATTGACTACAAGTCAAGTGGAGTTGACGTTGAAGCCGGTGACAAGCTTGTGGATTGGATCAAAGCTCAGCCTCCAACGGGTGCTTATAAAAACATTCGCGGTGGAATTGGTGGCTTCTCAGCGCTCTTCAAACTTGATCTCACAAAATATAAAAATCCATTACTCGTTTCATGTACTGATGGCGTTGGCACCAAGGTCAAATTAGCAGTTGAGCTTAATTGTATCGAACCCACAGGCATTGATCTTGTAGCTATGTGTGTCAATGACATGATCACCTGTGGTGCAGATCCGCTTTTTTTTCTCGATTATTATGCTTCAGGAAAACTTCAATTAAGCCAAGCTCAAGCACTTCTAAAAGGTATTATGGAGGGCTTAAAACAAAGTGACTGCACACTCGTTGGCGGTGAAACTGCAGAAATGCCCGGTGTATATGCAAAAGATGATTATGACTGTGCGGGTTTTTCAGTAGGAGTTGTTGACGAAGATAAAGTTATCGATGGAAAAAATTTAAATATCGGTGATGTAGCTATCGGAATTTCTTCAAGTGGTTTTCATTCTAATGGGTTTTCATTATTGCGAAAACTTTATGAAAAAGATTTTAAAGAACATGCAAACGTACTTATGACTCCTACAAGAATATATGTTGGTCTTGTTAAAACATTAAAAGAAAAAATAAAAATCAAAGCAATGGCTCACATTACAGGAGGCGGTGTTTTAGGAAATGTACCTAGAGTCATGCAAGAATTCACAGCACTTAAAACTCAACGTTGGCCATGGCCAGATACTTTTGCTGAAGTTCAAAGGCGAAGTGGTTTAAGTGCTAAACAAATGCTTGAAACTCTTAACTGCGGTATTGGGTATGTGATTTTTGTTTCAACGCAAGATGCAAAAACTGTGATTGAAGAATCTGAAAAACTTGGCTGGAGTGCATGGAATATTGGCTCAATTGTGAAACACTTGAAAGCTGAGCCCGAGGTGTTGATATGA
- the purB gene encoding adenylosuccinate lyase produces the protein MIERYTLPEMGKIWTIQNRFERLLDVEKAVARAQAQLKIIPEKAARVINGLNKINVERILEIEKTTKHDVIAFVTSMAEKAGPEGRYIHFGLTSSDVLDTAVSLQIEESKNVLLEKLDVLEEVLKSFIKKHKDTLCVGRTHGMHAEPTTLGLKFAGFLAELKRNKKRVSAACTQASVVKLSGAVGTYSSLGIEVEQLVAKKLKLPTEDVATQVIPRDRHAEVFSSLALLGAGFERLAIEVRHLQRTEVGELEEGFQKGQKGSSAMPHKRNPIASENITGLARLLRGYLVAAIENVALWHERDISHSSVERVIFPDAFILAHYATDRMIQVVKNLSVNKKRMKENLDLTHGQVFSSHILLELIKKGMSREDAYALVQRHSHQLTQGLDLETSLLKDAESKKLLSKKELARIFSGVTHRKSIHKVIERVLK, from the coding sequence GTGATCGAGCGCTATACGCTCCCCGAAATGGGCAAAATCTGGACAATTCAAAACAGATTTGAGCGTCTCTTAGATGTTGAAAAAGCAGTTGCACGTGCGCAAGCTCAGTTGAAAATTATTCCTGAGAAAGCAGCGCGTGTTATTAATGGTCTTAATAAGATAAATGTTGAGCGCATTTTAGAAATTGAGAAGACAACAAAACATGACGTTATCGCTTTTGTAACAAGCATGGCTGAAAAAGCTGGTCCTGAAGGTCGTTATATTCATTTTGGTTTAACTTCATCTGATGTTTTAGACACGGCTGTATCATTACAAATAGAAGAATCAAAAAATGTTTTACTTGAAAAACTAGATGTACTTGAAGAAGTCCTTAAAAGTTTTATCAAAAAACATAAAGACACACTTTGTGTTGGGCGCACACACGGAATGCATGCTGAACCTACTACATTGGGGTTAAAATTTGCAGGTTTTTTAGCCGAACTTAAAAGAAATAAAAAACGAGTGAGCGCTGCTTGCACCCAAGCCTCGGTGGTTAAACTCAGCGGCGCTGTAGGTACATATTCATCCCTTGGAATTGAAGTTGAACAACTCGTTGCTAAAAAATTAAAATTACCCACAGAAGATGTGGCAACTCAAGTAATACCGCGAGATCGTCATGCTGAGGTTTTCTCAAGTTTAGCGCTTTTAGGTGCGGGATTTGAAAGATTGGCTATTGAGGTTAGGCATCTTCAACGAACAGAAGTCGGTGAGCTTGAAGAGGGATTTCAAAAAGGACAAAAAGGTTCAAGTGCGATGCCGCATAAAAGAAACCCTATTGCTTCAGAGAATATTACAGGCCTTGCTAGACTATTGAGAGGGTATTTGGTCGCCGCAATTGAAAACGTAGCACTTTGGCATGAGAGAGATATAAGTCATTCATCAGTAGAGCGGGTGATATTCCCTGATGCTTTTATTCTTGCGCATTACGCAACAGATCGAATGATTCAGGTGGTAAAGAATTTGAGCGTGAATAAAAAGCGCATGAAAGAAAATCTTGATCTTACTCATGGGCAAGTTTTTAGTTCACATATTTTATTGGAACTTATTAAAAAGGGTATGAGTAGAGAAGATGCTTACGCACTTGTACAAAGACATTCTCATCAACTTACTCAGGGTTTAGATTTGGAAACTTCTTTACTTAAAGATGCTGAGTCAAAAAAACTTTTATCAAAAAAAGAATTAGCTCGAATTTTTTCAGGCGTTACACATCG
- a CDS encoding NAD-dependent epimerase/dehydratase family protein, producing MSKTALIAGSTGLVGQNCLNLLLKSEYYDRVIAVTRKDLSFKHPKLKVIKTSFDNLEILSGISADDVFSCLGTTIKKAGSKVEFYKIDFSYNLKLAEIMLKNGAKQFLIVSSLGANAVSPVFYSRVKGDLELALGKLAYECIHIFRPSLLLGDREDLRLGEKAAIKSLKFLGPFFKGPLKKWSPIEGEKVAKAMITAAQKPVLGLQVYENQELASFL from the coding sequence ATGAGTAAAACAGCTTTAATTGCAGGATCCACGGGCCTTGTAGGCCAAAATTGCCTCAATCTTCTTTTAAAATCTGAATATTACGACAGAGTAATTGCTGTTACGCGCAAAGATCTTTCATTCAAACACCCAAAACTTAAAGTCATAAAAACGAGCTTCGATAACTTAGAGATTCTCTCAGGCATTAGTGCCGACGATGTTTTCTCATGCCTTGGCACCACTATTAAAAAAGCAGGGAGTAAAGTGGAGTTCTATAAAATCGACTTTAGTTATAATTTGAAACTTGCTGAAATCATGCTCAAAAATGGCGCAAAACAATTTCTCATAGTTTCATCCCTAGGTGCTAATGCAGTTTCACCTGTTTTTTATTCACGCGTTAAAGGAGATCTTGAACTAGCCCTTGGTAAACTCGCTTATGAATGTATTCATATTTTTAGACCCTCATTACTTTTAGGAGACCGAGAAGATTTGAGATTGGGAGAAAAGGCCGCCATCAAATCTTTAAAATTTTTAGGTCCGTTTTTTAAAGGCCCCCTTAAAAAATGGAGCCCCATTGAAGGTGAAAAAGTCGCAAAGGCAATGATTACAGCCGCCCAAAAACCAGTTTTGGGCTTACAAGTTTATGAAAACCAAGAGTTAGCGTCATTTTTGTGA
- a CDS encoding formyltransferase family protein, whose translation MSLKEISFGRQRIGVLISGNGSTLQSILDCMDMLDVAVVIASKPSAYGILRARRMGVPVEIIPRELRLSTQKLEAEKWISSKLDAYKAQKIFLAGFMRIISENFINKYQDRIFNIHPSLLPKYKGMSAFEETLASSDLVGGVSIHHVAPDVDSGEIILQKDFDIPIHRDEKLSQLLLHINEQRALRNALQRILWQKQLMS comes from the coding sequence ATGAGCTTAAAAGAAATTTCTTTTGGGCGTCAGCGTATCGGAGTTTTAATTTCTGGTAATGGAAGCACACTGCAATCAATTCTTGATTGTATGGATATGCTTGATGTTGCCGTCGTTATTGCCTCTAAGCCTTCAGCCTACGGAATTTTACGTGCGAGACGTATGGGTGTGCCTGTTGAGATAATTCCTCGTGAACTTCGTTTAAGTACACAAAAACTTGAAGCAGAAAAATGGATCTCATCTAAATTAGATGCATACAAAGCCCAGAAAATATTTCTAGCAGGCTTTATGCGTATTATTTCTGAAAATTTTATTAATAAATATCAAGACCGCATTTTTAATATTCACCCTTCATTATTACCTAAATACAAAGGCATGAGTGCATTTGAAGAAACATTAGCTTCAAGTGATCTTGTTGGAGGCGTGAGTATACATCACGTTGCGCCAGATGTTGATTCTGGTGAAATAATATTACAAAAAGATTTTGATATTCCAATTCATCGCGATGAAAAACTAAGTCAGCTGTTGTTGCACATCAATGAACAGCGAGCATTAAGAAATGCTCTGCAAAGGATCCTATGGCAAAAACAACTGATGTCGTAA
- a CDS encoding glycosyltransferase family 9 protein — MSTTTEKILIIRLSSIGDIIQCSAIPRHLRKKFPRAEIHWLVRSDNRELVAYNPYVSRVISFERALGFKGWLAQSKILADAGYTHVYDAHNNLRSHILSFYLRPKFFLRRSKSRIKRFLLFVFKINLFGKRYRAVDSYLSPLARWGIMIDDKGPELHLAPGILTKVKQQIAWEGKPWIAIAPATAWAKKTWPLDYWKVVVTKILKLTDYNVLILGGPKDGFCKDLIINQQRVLSLQGKLTLLESAAAVSLCHTLVAADTGILHMAECLQKNVVGILGPTPFGHPYRKTSKALQTQLWCQPCSKDGSGPCVNPTYQKCMKLITPEMVLEELKTILETS; from the coding sequence ATGAGCACAACAACAGAGAAAATTCTCATCATCAGACTCTCAAGTATTGGAGACATCATTCAATGCTCAGCAATACCAAGACATTTGCGCAAAAAATTTCCCCGCGCTGAGATTCATTGGCTCGTCAGATCTGATAATCGTGAACTCGTAGCTTACAACCCTTATGTTTCACGCGTAATTTCATTTGAGCGTGCTCTTGGTTTTAAAGGTTGGCTTGCGCAGTCAAAAATACTTGCAGATGCTGGCTACACACATGTCTATGATGCACATAATAATTTAAGATCTCATATATTAAGTTTTTATTTGAGGCCGAAGTTTTTTTTAAGGCGATCTAAAAGTCGTATTAAAAGATTTTTACTCTTTGTTTTTAAAATAAATCTTTTTGGTAAGCGCTATCGTGCCGTTGATAGTTACCTGTCACCACTTGCACGGTGGGGTATTATGATTGACGATAAAGGCCCTGAACTTCATCTTGCCCCAGGGATTCTCACAAAAGTAAAACAGCAAATTGCATGGGAAGGAAAACCCTGGATCGCCATCGCCCCAGCAACAGCTTGGGCAAAAAAAACGTGGCCTTTAGATTATTGGAAAGTAGTCGTTACGAAGATTTTAAAACTTACTGATTACAATGTTCTTATATTAGGTGGCCCAAAAGACGGGTTTTGCAAAGACCTTATCATTAATCAACAACGGGTATTATCACTTCAAGGTAAACTCACTTTACTTGAAAGTGCCGCTGCCGTTTCACTTTGTCACACACTAGTCGCCGCTGACACAGGAATTTTGCATATGGCCGAATGTCTTCAAAAAAATGTTGTCGGCATTTTAGGCCCCACCCCCTTTGGCCACCCTTATCGAAAAACAAGTAAAGCACTTCAGACACAACTTTGGTGTCAACCCTGTTCAAAAGATGGGTCTGGCCCCTGCGTTAACCCCACATATCAAAAATGCATGAAACTTATCACACCTGAAATGGTGTTAGAGGAACTTAAAACCATTTTGGAAACCTCATGA